Proteins from one Romboutsia sp. CE17 genomic window:
- a CDS encoding DegV family protein, with product MIKIVCDSISDLPIEIIKKYDIEIVPLTVLFNGIEYLDGKNLTCDKFYKMLRETSSMPKTSQATYAQFKSIFEKYTDDDIEVLYIAGSSVASGTYQSSLLAKNDGHNNVTVFDTYNVSIGSGLFVIKACEMANQGLSVKEIVSNLELLKGTEDVVFSVNNLEYLKMGGRISSTKATLGNLLSIKPILEVKDGLVSQRSQVRGKKQVYSTLANSIINKYGKDLTDRTIIIGCGDNEDDLKLLKDCLLKEATIGNLYFVNIGCVVCSHSGPGVLGIACI from the coding sequence ATAAAAAAATATGATATAGAAATAGTTCCACTTACAGTACTATTTAACGGAATAGAATATTTAGATGGAAAAAACTTAACTTGCGATAAATTTTATAAAATGCTTAGAGAAACAAGCTCTATGCCTAAAACATCTCAAGCTACATATGCTCAATTTAAATCTATCTTTGAAAAATATACAGATGATGATATAGAAGTTCTATACATAGCAGGTTCTTCTGTAGCTTCAGGGACTTATCAAAGTTCTTTACTAGCTAAAAATGATGGGCATAATAATGTTACAGTTTTTGATACTTATAATGTGTCTATTGGAAGTGGTTTGTTTGTTATTAAAGCTTGTGAAATGGCTAACCAAGGATTATCTGTTAAAGAGATTGTCTCTAATTTAGAATTATTAAAAGGTACAGAGGATGTAGTTTTTTCAGTTAATAACTTAGAATATTTAAAAATGGGCGGTAGAATTTCATCTACTAAAGCTACTTTAGGAAATTTATTATCAATTAAACCTATTTTAGAAGTAAAAGATGGGTTAGTATCTCAAAGGTCTCAAGTTAGAGGTAAGAAACAAGTTTATTCAACATTAGCTAATTCTATCATTAATAAGTATGGAAAAGACTTGACTGACAGAACTATTATAATTGGTTGTGGAGATAATGAAGATGATTTAAAACTTCTTAAAGACTGTTTATTGAAAGAAGCCACTATAGGAAACTTATATTTTGTTAATATAGGTTGTGTTGTTTGTTCTCACTCTGGTCCTGGTGTTCTTGGTATAGCTTGTATATAA
- a CDS encoding MATE family efflux transporter translates to MSKKSVDLGNGGIGKLLVNLAIPSIIAQIVNLLYNIVDRIFIGRMPNGELAMAGVGVAMPVILLVSAFSALIGMGGAPLTAIKMGEQDNDGAEKIMSNSFSMLNIVGVILTIVFFIFKEPILWAFGGSEATIGYALDYLSIYIIGTIFVQISMGMNPFINTQGFAKIGMFTVAIGAVINIILDPIFIFGLNMGVKGAALATITAQAVSAVFVLNFLFGKKTILKIRKKYLKIDKKIIFSIVSLGVAPFIMQATESLVLISLNNQLSKYGGDLAIGAMTIMSSIMQMITMPLMGLTQGAQPIISYNFGAKNIDRVKKTFKLLLISCLTYSTVMVVLLMIFPEFFVGIFNDKPELVEITSWSIKIYFSGMFIFGAQIACQQTFLALGQAKISLLLALLRKVILLVPLIFILPMFMKNGLQAVLIAEPVADIVACLTTIISFSIFYKKVLSNMDEIKSNVSISNN, encoded by the coding sequence ATGAGTAAGAAAAGTGTTGATTTAGGTAATGGAGGTATTGGGAAGTTACTTGTGAATTTGGCAATTCCATCAATAATCGCTCAAATTGTAAATCTATTATATAATATAGTAGATAGAATATTTATTGGTAGGATGCCTAATGGTGAATTAGCTATGGCAGGTGTTGGAGTGGCAATGCCAGTAATTTTATTAGTTTCCGCATTTAGTGCTTTAATAGGTATGGGTGGTGCACCTCTTACTGCTATAAAAATGGGAGAACAAGATAATGATGGTGCAGAAAAAATAATGAGTAATAGTTTCTCTATGTTAAATATAGTAGGGGTTATATTAACAATAGTATTTTTCATTTTTAAAGAGCCAATTCTTTGGGCTTTTGGAGGTAGTGAAGCTACTATAGGATATGCCCTTGATTACCTATCAATATATATTATAGGTACTATATTTGTTCAGATTTCAATGGGTATGAATCCATTTATAAATACACAAGGGTTTGCTAAAATTGGAATGTTCACAGTAGCAATTGGGGCAGTTATAAATATTATACTTGATCCTATTTTTATATTTGGTCTTAATATGGGTGTTAAAGGAGCAGCATTAGCTACTATAACAGCTCAAGCAGTATCAGCAGTATTTGTATTGAATTTTTTATTTGGGAAAAAAACAATTTTAAAAATTAGAAAGAAATATCTAAAAATAGATAAAAAAATAATTTTTTCAATAGTTTCTTTAGGTGTTGCTCCATTTATTATGCAAGCTACCGAAAGTTTAGTTTTAATAAGTTTAAATAATCAACTATCAAAATATGGTGGAGATTTAGCTATAGGGGCTATGACTATAATGAGTAGTATTATGCAGATGATAACTATGCCTCTTATGGGGCTTACACAAGGAGCTCAGCCTATAATAAGTTATAACTTTGGGGCTAAGAACATAGATAGGGTTAAAAAAACATTCAAACTTCTTTTAATATCTTGTTTAACGTATTCAACAGTAATGGTAGTATTATTAATGATATTCCCAGAATTTTTTGTTGGAATATTCAATGATAAGCCTGAGCTTGTAGAAATAACTTCATGGAGTATAAAAATATATTTCTCTGGGATGTTTATATTTGGAGCACAAATTGCATGCCAGCAAACATTCTTGGCTTTAGGGCAAGCAAAGATATCATTATTGCTAGCTCTTTTAAGAAAGGTTATACTTTTGGTTCCATTAATATTTATATTGCCAATGTTTATGAAAAATGGATTGCAAGCAGTATTAATTGCAGAGCCAGTAGCTGATATAGTTGCATGTCTTACGACTATAATATCGTTTAGCATTTTTTACAAAAAAGTATTAAGCAATATGGATGAAATAAAAAGTAACGTAAGTATAAGTAATAACTAG
- a CDS encoding DUF3810 domain-containing protein → MRKKIRILIFMLFPLTLIINYLASKFPSFIETYYTRKINKFTVQILSNISGLFTFSIYELIIYLLIVSIITFLVYCFVLFIRFRYKFFIFLKKSLLNILSFISISYFLFILLWGINYNKTPLKYVLLKEYNDFDNININYNVEDLKNLYNFLIIKTNESRCNVHEDINGIMKLNTNYVGVIERANIGFNKISHIIPNLDGNYSNVKYVLSSNLMCYTGITGIYFPFTGEANINISTLDMSIPSTTLHEMAHQRGYASEDEANFISYLACINHTDTDFIYSGYKLALTHTASTLKRVDYDSYFELTKQLSNDVINDINANNKFWEKYEGKINDISNKFNDSYLKSNGVTEGNKSYGKMVDLLLTYYKLNNTL, encoded by the coding sequence ATGAGAAAAAAAATTAGAATTTTAATCTTTATGTTATTCCCATTAACATTAATTATTAACTATTTAGCGTCAAAATTTCCAAGCTTTATAGAAACATACTATACTAGAAAAATTAATAAATTTACTGTTCAAATTTTAAGTAATATAAGTGGTTTATTTACTTTCTCAATTTATGAATTAATAATTTATTTGTTAATAGTAAGTATAATTACTTTTTTAGTATATTGTTTTGTATTATTTATAAGATTTAGATATAAATTTTTTATATTTTTAAAAAAATCACTTTTGAATATACTCTCATTTATTTCCATTTCATATTTTTTATTTATTTTACTTTGGGGAATTAATTATAATAAAACACCTTTGAAATATGTACTATTAAAAGAATATAATGACTTTGATAATATAAATATTAATTATAATGTTGAAGACTTAAAAAATCTCTATAATTTTCTCATTATAAAAACTAATGAAAGCAGATGTAATGTTCATGAGGATATTAATGGTATAATGAAATTAAATACAAACTATGTAGGAGTAATAGAAAGAGCAAATATAGGATTTAATAAAATATCTCATATAATTCCAAATTTAGATGGAAATTATTCTAATGTAAAATATGTACTCTCTTCAAACTTAATGTGTTATACAGGTATTACAGGAATATATTTTCCTTTTACAGGAGAAGCAAATATAAATATTTCTACTTTGGATATGTCGATTCCTTCTACAACGCTTCATGAGATGGCTCATCAAAGAGGCTATGCTAGTGAAGATGAAGCAAACTTTATATCATATTTAGCTTGTATTAATCATACTGATACTGATTTTATATACTCTGGTTATAAATTAGCTCTTACTCATACAGCCTCTACTCTAAAAAGGGTAGACTATGATTCTTATTTCGAATTAACAAAACAACTCTCAAATGATGTTATCAATGATATTAATGCTAATAATAAATTTTGGGAGAAGTATGAGGGTAAAATTAATGATATTTCTAATAAATTTAATGACTCTTATTTAAAATCAAATGGAGTTACTGAAGGTAATAAAAGTTATGGAAAAATGGTTGACTTACTATTAACATATTATAAACTTAATAACACTCTTTAA
- a CDS encoding GIY-YIG nuclease family protein yields MMYYTYIIRCKDESLYTGYTSDINRRILEHKKGINSKYTRAKGFKNLEVYYISNSKSKAMKLESYIKKFNRNKKLLIIKNPELLLEELENREEYLVGIKNINNKTILNKNKK; encoded by the coding sequence ATGATGTACTATACTTATATAATTAGATGCAAAGATGAGTCACTATATACAGGATATACTAGTGATATAAATAGACGAATTTTAGAACATAAAAAAGGAATTAATTCTAAGTATACTAGAGCTAAAGGATTTAAAAATTTAGAGGTTTACTATATTAGTAATTCGAAAAGTAAGGCAATGAAGTTAGAATCATATATAAAAAAATTTAATAGAAATAAAAAACTTTTAATTATTAAGAATCCGGAACTTTTATTAGAAGAATTAGAAAATAGGGAAGAATACCTAGTAGGTATAAAAAATATTAATAATAAAACTATACTTAATAAAAATAAAAAATAA
- a CDS encoding ferredoxin: protein MKARVDQDTCIGCGVCPSVCPEVFEMKDDGKSHVIADPVPDGYEDSAKEAAESCPVDAIEVE from the coding sequence ATGAAAGCAAGAGTAGATCAAGACACATGTATAGGATGTGGAGTTTGCCCATCAGTATGTCCAGAAGTATTTGAGATGAAAGATGATGGTAAATCTCATGTTATTGCAGATCCAGTGCCAGATGGATATGAAGATTCAGCTAAAGAAGCAGCTGAAAGTTGTCCAGTTGATGCTATAGAAGTAGAGTAA
- the epsC gene encoding serine O-acetyltransferase EpsC, whose protein sequence is MFYHLKKDIDYIMQNDPAARNKFEVFLLYPSIHALIMYRISHFFHTKKIFFIARLISQIARLFTGIEIHPGAIIGESTLIDHGMGVVIGEATIIGDRVTIYHGVTLGATGNERDWKRHPTIGNDVVIGSGAKILGPIIIGNNVKIGANSVVLKDVPNNSTAVGIPAKIKIQKGLENVIGLDC, encoded by the coding sequence TTGTTTTATCATTTAAAAAAAGATATAGATTATATAATGCAAAATGATCCGGCTGCTAGAAATAAGTTTGAAGTTTTTCTACTATATCCATCAATTCATGCATTGATAATGTATAGAATTTCTCATTTTTTTCATACTAAAAAGATATTTTTTATAGCAAGATTAATATCTCAGATAGCTAGGTTATTTACAGGAATTGAAATACATCCAGGTGCGATTATAGGAGAATCTACTTTAATTGATCATGGTATGGGTGTAGTTATAGGAGAGGCTACAATAATTGGTGATAGAGTAACAATATATCATGGAGTAACATTGGGTGCGACTGGTAATGAAAGAGATTGGAAAAGACACCCAACAATAGGAAATGATGTAGTTATTGGATCTGGAGCAAAAATATTAGGACCAATAATTATTGGAAATAATGTGAAAATAGGTGCAAACTCAGTTGTATTAAAAGATGTTCCTAATAACTCAACTGCAGTTGGGATACCAGCCAAAATTAAAATTCAAAAAGGACTAGAAAATGTAATAGGACTGGACTGCTAA
- the cysK gene encoding cysteine synthase A gives MIYENVLDLIGNTPIVRLNKLGYPNVYVKLEKYNPAGSVKDRAVYYMIKGAEERNELKPGDTLVEATSGNTGIGLAMIGKLKGYKVIIIMPESMSIERRQLVKAYGAELILTDSSKGMNGSVEKAKELIKKNNYKSLNQFDNADNTLAHYKTTAVEIFKELPDIDIFTCGIGTGGTLSGVGKYLKEQKSSIKIIGIEPEKSPLISKGESSSHRIQGIGANFIPGNFDSDICDKVITVKDNDAFETVKLMASVEGILLGISSGANIFTAIELSKKYKNKKILTVAPDGIEKYMSMEIF, from the coding sequence GTGATATATGAAAATGTGTTAGACTTAATTGGAAATACTCCAATAGTTAGATTAAATAAATTAGGATATCCTAATGTATATGTTAAATTGGAAAAATACAACCCAGCAGGTAGTGTAAAGGATAGAGCTGTATATTATATGATTAAAGGAGCTGAAGAAAGAAATGAATTAAAACCAGGAGACACTTTGGTAGAAGCAACTAGTGGAAATACAGGAATTGGATTAGCTATGATTGGAAAATTAAAAGGGTATAAAGTAATAATTATTATGCCAGAGAGTATGAGCATTGAACGAAGACAATTAGTAAAAGCTTATGGAGCAGAACTTATACTAACAGATAGTTCTAAAGGAATGAATGGATCTGTTGAAAAAGCAAAGGAGTTAATTAAAAAAAATAACTATAAATCGTTAAATCAATTTGATAATGCAGATAATACTTTAGCACATTATAAAACAACTGCAGTCGAAATTTTTAAAGAGTTACCAGATATAGATATATTTACATGTGGAATAGGAACTGGTGGAACATTGAGTGGAGTAGGAAAATACTTGAAAGAACAAAAATCTAGTATAAAAATAATCGGAATTGAACCGGAAAAATCACCACTTATAAGTAAAGGTGAAAGTTCGAGTCATAGGATACAAGGAATAGGAGCTAATTTTATACCTGGAAATTTTGATAGTGATATTTGTGATAAGGTTATAACTGTAAAAGATAATGATGCTTTTGAAACTGTTAAATTAATGGCATCAGTTGAAGGGATTTTACTAGGTATTTCTTCTGGAGCAAATATATTTACAGCAATAGAATTATCTAAAAAATATAAGAATAAAAAAATACTAACAGTAGCACCAGATGGAATTGAAAAATATATGTCTATGGAAATATTTTAA
- a CDS encoding flavodoxin domain-containing protein has translation MEEKSKIAIIYKSKYGTTKKYAGWIAIKLDADLYEISDITSGDLPDYDTIIFGSSLYAEKIRGINFITRNYEKIKNKNIIVFVVGLSENKNSTIDKVIESNFSEDFSNHVKLFYFRGALDYKNLGLLDKIMIKGLKKVLENKRLEELDEYNKFLLKNFYTMIDFTDKNSVIDIVEYVNNLCAKNE, from the coding sequence TTGGAGGAAAAAAGTAAAATAGCTATAATATATAAATCTAAGTATGGAACTACTAAGAAATATGCAGGATGGATAGCTATTAAACTAGATGCAGACTTATATGAGATATCAGATATAACAAGTGGAGATTTACCTGACTATGATACTATCATATTCGGATCATCATTATATGCAGAAAAAATAAGAGGGATAAACTTCATAACAAGAAATTATGAAAAAATAAAGAATAAAAATATAATTGTTTTTGTTGTAGGACTATCAGAAAATAAAAATAGCACCATTGATAAAGTAATAGAGTCTAATTTTAGTGAAGACTTCTCTAATCATGTTAAGTTATTTTATTTTAGGGGAGCTTTAGATTATAAAAATTTAGGTTTATTAGATAAAATAATGATAAAAGGTTTAAAAAAAGTTTTAGAAAATAAAAGATTAGAAGAACTAGATGAGTATAATAAATTTTTATTAAAAAACTTTTATACTATGATAGATTTTACAGATAAAAATTCTGTAATTGATATTGTAGAATATGTGAATAATTTATGTGCCAAAAATGAATAG
- a CDS encoding NUDIX hydrolase, whose product MKNNKIKEIKTLVETKFVGLFEVKYKNKLGNDRTWMVASRKSKEELGEIYLNDKEGEIDAVVIAAYHKGYDKLVLIKQFRVPINNYIYELPAGLIDNKEDIETTVRRELKEETGLNLLKINNIKSKDKIYLSPGMTDESVAFVNCICDGEISKEYLEDDEDIEAILVSQNDACKMLEENEEIDIKAFLILQMFAEIGEKLFL is encoded by the coding sequence ATGAAAAATAATAAAATCAAAGAAATTAAAACATTAGTTGAAACAAAATTTGTAGGATTATTTGAAGTAAAATATAAGAATAAATTAGGCAATGATAGAACTTGGATGGTAGCATCAAGAAAAAGTAAAGAAGAATTAGGTGAAATATATCTAAATGATAAAGAAGGAGAGATAGACGCAGTAGTTATTGCAGCATATCATAAAGGTTATGATAAATTAGTTTTAATAAAACAATTTAGAGTACCGATAAATAATTATATATATGAGCTTCCAGCAGGCTTGATAGATAATAAAGAAGATATAGAAACAACAGTAAGAAGAGAGTTAAAAGAAGAAACTGGTCTTAATCTTTTAAAAATAAATAATATAAAAAGTAAAGATAAAATTTATTTATCTCCTGGTATGACTGATGAATCAGTTGCATTTGTTAACTGTATTTGTGATGGAGAAATAAGTAAAGAATACTTGGAAGATGATGAAGATATAGAAGCTATTTTAGTTTCGCAGAATGATGCATGTAAGATGTTAGAAGAAAATGAAGAAATAGATATAAAAGCGTTTTTAATACTACAAATGTTTGCGGAAATTGGAGAAAAGTTATTCTTATAA
- a CDS encoding HD domain-containing protein: protein MNKLDIINKTKQFVKVELSNEGSGHDWYHIERVYNMSKYIAQKENADLFIVEMAALLHDIDDWKFSDKQDTTKTEQFLKSVNVDKVEFKKILSIIKRISFKGGLVDSTQDSIEGMVVQDADRLDAIGAIGIARAFTYGGFKNRVIYNPDINPIEFKTLKDVKHKNNHTINHFYEKLLKLKDLMNTNTAKEIAVKRHKFMEKFLEEFYLEWDFK, encoded by the coding sequence ATGAATAAATTAGACATAATAAATAAAACAAAACAATTTGTAAAAGTAGAACTAAGCAATGAAGGTAGTGGACATGATTGGTATCATATTGAAAGGGTATATAACATGTCTAAATATATAGCCCAAAAAGAAAATGCAGATTTATTTATTGTAGAAATGGCAGCACTTTTACATGATATCGATGATTGGAAATTTTCTGATAAACAGGATACTACAAAAACAGAACAATTTTTAAAGTCAGTTAACGTTGATAAAGTTGAGTTTAAAAAAATATTATCTATTATCAAAAGGATATCTTTTAAAGGTGGATTAGTAGATTCAACTCAAGATAGTATAGAAGGTATGGTAGTACAGGATGCTGATAGATTAGATGCTATTGGTGCTATAGGAATAGCTAGAGCATTTACTTACGGTGGTTTTAAAAATCGTGTTATTTATAATCCAGATATAAATCCAATTGAATTTAAAACATTGAAAGATGTTAAACATAAAAATAATCATACAATAAACCACTTCTATGAAAAATTATTAAAGTTGAAGGATTTAATGAACACAAATACTGCAAAAGAAATTGCAGTCAAAAGACATAAATTTATGGAGAAATTTCTAGAAGAGTTTTATTTAGAATGGGATTTTAAATAA
- a CDS encoding GIY-YIG nuclease family protein: protein MSSIKEKIKKLPKKPGIYMMKDLNGNIIYVGKSKSLRDRVKSYFINTDSHSRKIKRMVKNISDISIVITDTELDALILECEKIQEIKPMYNTLMKKYENYKYIKIDLHENLGIHIVDDIRDDCIYLGPYTMDKKLEEYKKIVEECYKLPNCKKHTKCLRYDLNKCIGPCRNIENEKKYKEILKSISSNFEEFNLDLLKNLNYKMKEETILLNFEKANEIKKYIDLISSILKKQKIINKLNENKDILAWINLNENVYKLYLIINGSIVYSEIIDITKINNNFKDELILNISIKKIKYKENSMKKIDKSNIDYINIIYNYIEKSEDISYIYI, encoded by the coding sequence ATGAGTAGTATAAAAGAAAAAATAAAAAAATTACCTAAAAAGCCAGGTATATATATGATGAAAGATCTTAATGGAAATATTATATATGTAGGAAAATCGAAATCTTTAAGAGATAGAGTTAAAAGTTATTTTATTAATACGGATAGCCATTCTAGGAAGATTAAGAGAATGGTAAAAAATATATCTGATATATCCATAGTTATAACAGATACTGAGCTAGATGCACTTATATTAGAATGTGAAAAAATACAGGAAATAAAGCCTATGTATAATACATTAATGAAAAAATACGAAAATTACAAATATATAAAGATTGACTTACATGAAAATCTAGGTATACATATAGTTGATGATATAAGAGATGACTGTATATATTTAGGTCCATATACTATGGATAAAAAGCTAGAAGAATATAAAAAAATTGTGGAGGAATGTTATAAGTTACCAAATTGTAAAAAACACACAAAATGCTTAAGATATGATTTAAATAAGTGTATAGGACCATGTAGAAATATTGAAAATGAAAAGAAATATAAAGAAATACTAAAAAGTATTTCAAGTAATTTTGAAGAGTTTAATTTAGATTTATTAAAAAATCTTAATTATAAAATGAAAGAAGAAACAATATTATTAAACTTTGAAAAAGCTAATGAAATAAAAAAATATATAGATCTAATTTCAAGTATACTAAAAAAGCAAAAAATTATAAATAAACTAAATGAAAATAAAGATATACTTGCCTGGATTAATTTAAATGAAAATGTATATAAATTATATTTAATTATAAATGGATCAATTGTATATAGTGAAATTATTGATATAACTAAAATTAATAATAATTTTAAGGATGAACTTATTTTAAATATTAGTATAAAAAAAATTAAATATAAAGAAAATAGCATGAAAAAAATAGATAAATCGAATATAGATTATATAAATATTATTTATAACTACATTGAAAAAAGCGAAGATATAAGTTATATATATATTTAA
- a CDS encoding EcsC family protein has protein sequence MNNYESNAKQELIRWKRKMRKNPSIIDKGTSKVQNKFNDLLPNKYHELMTLAIKNMVKVVLFGYKYITKSPHKDISLEDRENLVREKIKKYKKTARLEGAGTGAGGFFIGLTDFPLLLGIKVKLLYDIAAIYGYDVKDYKERIYILNIMQVAFSSKEHRKVIFEQMENWTEYENILPNNINDFDWRNFQQQYRDYIDLAKFFQLLPGIGAVVGFYVNGNLIDKLGESAIYSYRMRIKELS, from the coding sequence ATGAACAATTATGAGAGCAATGCTAAGCAAGAATTAATACGATGGAAGAGAAAAATGAGAAAAAATCCATCTATAATAGATAAAGGAACAAGTAAAGTTCAAAATAAATTCAATGACTTACTACCAAATAAATATCATGAATTAATGACTTTAGCAATCAAAAATATGGTAAAAGTTGTGCTCTTTGGATATAAATATATCACGAAATCTCCACATAAAGACATTTCGTTAGAAGATAGAGAAAATTTAGTTAGAGAAAAAATAAAAAAATATAAAAAAACTGCCAGATTGGAGGGAGCAGGAACTGGTGCAGGAGGATTTTTTATTGGATTAACTGACTTTCCATTATTACTGGGAATAAAAGTAAAATTATTATATGACATAGCAGCAATATATGGATATGACGTTAAAGACTATAAAGAGAGAATATATATATTAAATATAATGCAAGTAGCTTTTTCATCTAAAGAGCATAGAAAGGTTATATTTGAACAAATGGAAAATTGGACTGAATATGAAAACATTCTTCCAAATAATATTAATGATTTTGACTGGAGAAATTTTCAACAACAATATAGAGATTATATAGATTTAGCAAAGTTTTTTCAGTTATTACCAGGAATTGGAGCGGTAGTTGGTTTTTATGTAAATGGAAATTTAATAGATAAATTGGGTGAAAGCGCGATTTATTCATATAGGATGAGAATCAAAGAATTATCTTAA
- a CDS encoding thioredoxin family protein: MITMTIEELFEVGTNFESSVGYGSKSERSRIPKNYSRINLTEEMIKTLTEFDKEVNFLVSGEIWCPDYQLNITVLKKFTELNPNLNISVISMSRGKKFLPPILGVSEFKWPMVIVLDKDFNILGTFEERPKSVKSIENFEDIKLDYYKGKYLLDSASEFLEIMNTAK; the protein is encoded by the coding sequence ATGATAACTATGACTATAGAAGAATTATTTGAAGTGGGGACTAATTTTGAATCTTCTGTTGGATATGGTAGTAAAAGTGAGAGATCTAGAATACCTAAAAATTATTCTAGAATTAACTTAACAGAAGAAATGATTAAAACATTAACTGAATTTGATAAGGAAGTTAACTTTTTAGTTTCAGGCGAAATTTGGTGTCCTGATTACCAATTAAATATAACTGTTTTAAAGAAATTTACTGAATTAAACCCTAATTTAAATATTTCAGTTATTTCTATGTCTAGAGGTAAAAAGTTTTTACCTCCAATTCTAGGAGTTTCTGAATTTAAATGGCCTATGGTCATTGTACTTGATAAAGACTTTAATATATTAGGTACTTTTGAAGAAAGGCCAAAATCTGTTAAGTCAATAGAGAACTTTGAAGATATAAAATTAGATTATTATAAGGGTAAATATTTATTAGATTCAGCTTCTGAATTTTTAGAAATAATGAATACAGCTAAATAG
- a CDS encoding IS256 family transposase: MKDQREIIIPDLDYQAEVRKCKTMEDVVGKNGLMQKLFKDIIQQLLEAEMEEHLGRERHERSNEANPNYRNGYSSKTIESSFGEVGLDIPRDRKAQFEPKVVKKYETVCNELDKKIIGLYACGMSVRDIQSEMEELYGIDVSPAMISKITDKVVEAAAEWQSRELDEIYPIVYMDAMHFKVRDDNKIVSKAAYICMALDMKGKKDILGIWIGESEGAKFWLSVCNDLKNRGVDDILIACMDGLKGLPEAIKTVYPDVSIQTCIVHQIRNSLKYIASKDQREFMKDLKSVYRAFNEETALKNLDILKEKWYSKYSVVIDSWYNNWSNLNTYFEYPHEIRRIIYTTNALEGFNRQLRKYTKVRTVFPTDESLRKSLYLSTMKIMEKWTSPNQNWASTLGQLTIMFGERIPNSYTI, encoded by the coding sequence ATGAAAGATCAAAGAGAAATAATTATTCCAGATTTAGACTACCAAGCTGAAGTAAGAAAATGTAAAACCATGGAAGATGTAGTTGGTAAAAATGGATTAATGCAAAAGCTGTTCAAAGATATTATCCAACAATTGCTAGAAGCAGAAATGGAAGAACATCTGGGAAGAGAAAGGCATGAAAGAAGTAATGAAGCTAATCCAAACTATAGGAATGGATATAGTTCTAAGACTATTGAAAGTAGTTTTGGTGAAGTTGGCCTAGATATACCAAGAGATAGAAAAGCACAATTTGAACCGAAGGTTGTTAAAAAGTATGAAACTGTATGTAATGAACTAGATAAAAAAATAATAGGTCTTTATGCCTGTGGTATGAGTGTAAGAGATATCCAATCTGAAATGGAAGAACTATATGGCATTGATGTGTCTCCTGCAATGATATCTAAGATAACAGATAAGGTTGTAGAGGCTGCCGCCGAATGGCAAAGCAGAGAACTTGATGAAATATACCCAATCGTATATATGGATGCTATGCATTTTAAAGTAAGAGATGATAATAAAATAGTTTCAAAGGCAGCATATATATGTATGGCTTTAGATATGAAAGGAAAAAAAGATATATTAGGTATTTGGATTGGTGAATCAGAAGGCGCAAAATTTTGGCTATCAGTTTGTAATGATTTGAAAAATAGAGGCGTAGATGATATTTTAATTGCATGTATGGATGGTTTAAAAGGTCTACCTGAAGCAATTAAAACTGTATATCCAGATGTAAGTATTCAAACTTGTATAGTTCATCAAATTAGAAACTCTCTTAAATATATAGCATCAAAAGATCAGAGAGAGTTTATGAAAGATTTAAAAAGTGTTTATAGGGCATTTAACGAAGAAACAGCACTTAAAAATTTAGATATTCTTAAGGAGAAATGGTATTCAAAATATTCTGTTGTAATAGATTCATGGTACAATAACTGGAGTAATCTGAATACGTATTTTGAATATCCACATGAAATTAGAAGAATTATTTATACTACAAATGCTCTTGAGGGATTTAATAGACAGTTAAGAAAATATACTAAGGTAAGAACTGTATTTCCAACAGATGAGTCACTAAGAAAATCACTATATTTATCTACCATGAAAATTATGGAGAAATGGACCTCTCCAAACCAAAATTGGGCGTCTACTTTAGGACAGCTTACAATTATGTTTGGAGAAAGGATACCTAACTCTTACACAATATAA